A genomic segment from Streptomyces sp. NBC_00459 encodes:
- a CDS encoding helix-turn-helix domain-containing protein, which produces MAAPTGGGVGRRIAYYRSVVRPKMSQQELAAAACVALGTVRKIERGERGVSGTTLEAIADALGIDPTLLLADRDTARTRVHDALPSLSAAIATYDLPDDGPVRPVPELRATVAEAARWRLAAQYTRIARELPELLGELARGYHTASAVERAELAGLLVRAYRSADAVAYKFGARDLSARLIDLMRWAGAEAGDPLLSASVAYVRTETFFAARAHAAGLRNWSTHGFLGGPQGCDRLKSAGRTPVFEVSLKGVRFPQSLADSASDARNLRVHGGIRNPFPGSWARCGRSGGGLLSPHLSVEPLGSAG; this is translated from the coding sequence ATGGCTGCACCCACCGGCGGCGGGGTAGGAAGGCGGATCGCCTACTACCGCAGTGTTGTCCGTCCGAAGATGTCGCAGCAGGAACTCGCGGCTGCCGCCTGCGTGGCACTCGGCACCGTCCGCAAGATCGAGCGTGGTGAGCGCGGTGTCAGCGGCACCACCCTCGAAGCCATCGCAGACGCTCTCGGTATCGATCCCACTCTCCTCCTCGCCGACCGAGACACGGCTCGCACTCGCGTCCACGACGCGCTGCCGTCGCTGTCTGCGGCGATCGCGACGTACGACCTTCCCGACGACGGCCCGGTCCGTCCTGTCCCTGAGTTGCGTGCAACTGTCGCGGAAGCCGCCCGCTGGAGACTGGCGGCGCAGTACACCCGCATCGCCCGCGAGCTACCTGAACTCCTCGGCGAGCTTGCCCGCGGGTATCACACGGCTTCCGCCGTTGAGCGAGCCGAACTGGCTGGACTCCTGGTCAGGGCCTATCGGTCTGCGGATGCCGTCGCCTACAAGTTCGGTGCCCGCGACCTGTCGGCACGTCTGATCGACCTCATGCGGTGGGCCGGGGCCGAGGCGGGCGATCCGCTTCTGTCCGCATCCGTTGCCTATGTACGCACCGAGACCTTCTTCGCCGCACGCGCACACGCTGCGGGACTACGTAACTGGAGTACGCACGGGTTCCTGGGCGGACCCCAGGGGTGCGATCGGCTGAAGTCAGCAGGTAGGACACCGGTGTTCGAGGTGTCCCTCAAGGGTGTGAGATTCCCGCAATCACTCGCAGATTCTGCGAGTGATGCTCGTAATCTGCGGGTTCATGGGGGAATCCGAAACCCGTTCCCTGGCTCCTGGGCGCGATGCGGTCGGTCTGGCGGAGGTCTTCTCTCTCCACACCTATCGGTCGAGCCGCTCGGGTCAGCGGGATGA
- a CDS encoding YybH family protein — MKPEVVHERFAQYLKDRDLDGLGSLFDEDAMFVPGPGQEPVYGREGIKEALKPYLASPGTFEMGAASVHQNGDLAMVQVPWRITSESGTVQGKSVEVMRRTAEGDWVYIIENPYGV, encoded by the coding sequence ATGAAGCCGGAAGTCGTGCACGAGCGCTTCGCCCAGTACCTCAAGGACCGGGACCTCGACGGACTGGGTTCCCTGTTCGACGAAGACGCGATGTTCGTGCCGGGACCGGGACAGGAGCCGGTCTACGGCAGAGAAGGTATCAAGGAGGCGCTGAAGCCCTACCTCGCCTCGCCCGGAACCTTTGAGATGGGGGCCGCGTCGGTCCATCAGAACGGCGACCTGGCGATGGTCCAGGTGCCCTGGCGGATCACGAGCGAGAGCGGCACGGTGCAAGGAAAGTCGGTCGAGGTGATGAGAAGGACGGCCGAGGGGGACTGGGTCTACATCATCGAAAACCCCTACGGCGTCTGA
- a CDS encoding potassium channel family protein: MIVCGDDGLAHRLAHELRNVYGEQVTLVVPPSERNVRPPVVVRAAGTASALLDRMTAVVNRAAGNGTTGGPTTGTTGGTTGAGSGAGRDGEPGLRERVLEAVELTEAVLAEAGAERAAALALVYDDDETNIRAALTARRLNPRLQLVLRLYNRRLGQHIGELLDQASALAAAADNTGDGGGYPDHRSDASTTVLSDAYTAAPALAATAITGTSKVVQTDGLLLRAVERLPPAPGEVADPGLYTLALLSATSSDPAGADGSEGSGDQGPQLLPDEAAVAAATGRATVVLQQVAYAYSGASMSGGRGVVPPFASLFSRRLRWSLAGMVGCVIALAVALTVATGEHPVHATYLTLLDLFAINDPALGASTTRQILQLLSGLVGLLLLPVLLAAVLEALGTFRSGSAVRRPPRGLSGHVVLLGLGKIGTRVLTRLRELNIPVVCVEADPDARGLATARRLRVPVVLGDVTQEGVLEAAKISRAQALLALTSADTTNLEAVLYGRSVRPDLRVVLRLYDDDFATAVYRTLRAAHPGATTRSRSVSHLAAPAFAGAMMGRQTQILGTIPVERRVLLFAAMRVGGHAQLEGLTVGEAFRAGAWRVLALDTGAGAVGADGRPSGLVWDLPATYVLRAEDRVVLAATRRGLAELLGRRRGGAGGGVVSSA, translated from the coding sequence ATGATCGTGTGCGGCGACGACGGGCTCGCGCACCGGCTGGCCCACGAACTCCGCAACGTGTACGGAGAGCAGGTCACGCTCGTCGTCCCGCCCTCGGAACGGAACGTACGGCCACCGGTGGTCGTCCGGGCCGCCGGAACCGCGTCGGCGCTGCTCGACCGGATGACCGCCGTCGTCAACCGGGCGGCGGGAAACGGGACCACGGGTGGACCCACGACTGGGACCACGGGTGGAACCACCGGTGCGGGCAGTGGTGCCGGCCGTGATGGTGAACCCGGGCTACGGGAAAGGGTGTTGGAGGCCGTCGAGCTGACCGAGGCGGTGCTCGCCGAGGCGGGTGCGGAGCGGGCCGCCGCCCTGGCCCTCGTGTACGACGACGACGAGACCAACATCCGCGCCGCGCTCACCGCCCGCCGACTCAATCCACGACTACAGCTCGTACTCCGGCTCTACAACCGGCGGTTGGGCCAGCACATCGGGGAACTCCTCGACCAGGCATCGGCGTTGGCGGCGGCGGCCGACAACACCGGTGACGGCGGCGGCTATCCGGACCACCGCTCCGACGCGTCCACCACCGTCCTGTCCGACGCCTACACCGCCGCCCCGGCACTCGCCGCCACCGCGATCACCGGTACCAGCAAGGTCGTTCAGACCGACGGGCTGCTGCTGCGCGCGGTCGAACGGCTGCCTCCGGCGCCGGGCGAGGTCGCCGACCCGGGCCTGTACACACTCGCCCTGCTCTCCGCCACGAGCAGCGACCCGGCCGGCGCTGACGGCTCGGAGGGCAGCGGCGACCAGGGGCCCCAGCTGCTCCCCGACGAGGCGGCGGTCGCGGCGGCGACCGGGCGCGCGACGGTCGTGCTCCAGCAGGTGGCGTACGCGTACTCCGGGGCGTCGATGTCGGGCGGCCGGGGCGTGGTGCCGCCGTTCGCCTCCCTCTTCTCCCGGCGGCTGCGGTGGTCGCTGGCCGGGATGGTCGGCTGTGTGATCGCTCTCGCTGTCGCGCTGACGGTCGCGACGGGCGAGCATCCCGTCCACGCGACGTATCTGACCCTCCTGGACCTCTTCGCCATCAACGATCCGGCGCTCGGCGCCTCGACGACCCGCCAGATCCTCCAACTCCTGTCCGGGCTGGTCGGGTTGCTGCTGCTGCCGGTACTGCTGGCCGCCGTGCTGGAGGCGCTCGGTACGTTCCGCAGCGGGTCCGCGGTACGGCGTCCGCCGCGTGGGCTGAGCGGGCATGTGGTGCTGCTCGGGCTCGGCAAGATCGGAACGCGGGTGCTGACCCGTCTGCGCGAGCTCAACATCCCGGTGGTGTGCGTCGAGGCGGATCCCGACGCGCGCGGGCTCGCCACGGCGCGGCGGCTGCGGGTGCCGGTGGTGCTGGGCGACGTGACCCAGGAGGGTGTCCTGGAGGCCGCGAAGATCAGCCGTGCGCAGGCGCTCCTCGCCCTCACCAGCGCCGACACGACGAACCTGGAAGCGGTGCTGTACGGGCGTTCCGTACGGCCCGACCTGCGCGTCGTCCTGCGCCTGTACGACGACGACTTCGCCACCGCCGTGTACCGCACCCTGCGGGCCGCGCACCCCGGCGCCACCACCCGCAGCCGGAGTGTGTCGCATCTGGCGGCGCCCGCGTTCGCCGGGGCGATGATGGGGCGCCAGACGCAGATCCTGGGCACGATTCCCGTCGAGCGACGGGTGCTGCTGTTCGCGGCGATGCGGGTGGGCGGGCATGCGCAGTTGGAGGGACTGACGGTCGGCGAGGCGTTCCGGGCGGGGGCGTGGCGGGTGCTGGCACTGGACACGGGGGCGGGTGCCGTCGGCGCGGACGGGCGTCCGTCGGGGCTGGTGTGGGATCTGCCGGCGACGTATGTGCTGCGGGCGGAGGACCGGGTGGTACTGGCCGCGACCCGGCGGGGGCTGGCGGAGCTGCTGGGGAGGCGGCGGGGGGGAGCGGGCGGGGGCGTAGTTTCCTCGGCCTGA
- a CDS encoding helix-turn-helix domain-containing protein, with amino-acid sequence MKWNLRWAAAKRDIWRPVDLQAAFAKVGFTPSLSKVAALWGGTPVTVRLEDLDKICAALQCTVADLLEAEPVAAAADQEERERAVGGEAGPVRPVPRRDGPRRLRPPN; translated from the coding sequence GTGAAGTGGAATCTGCGCTGGGCGGCTGCCAAGCGTGACATCTGGCGGCCGGTCGACCTGCAGGCGGCGTTCGCGAAGGTGGGGTTCACGCCGTCGCTGAGCAAGGTCGCCGCCCTGTGGGGCGGCACTCCGGTGACGGTGCGGCTGGAGGACCTGGACAAGATCTGCGCGGCGCTTCAGTGCACGGTGGCCGACCTGCTGGAGGCCGAGCCGGTGGCCGCCGCGGCGGACCAGGAGGAGCGGGAGCGGGCGGTCGGCGGCGAGGCGGGGCCGGTACGGCCGGTGCCTCGCCGGGACGGCCCGCGCCGGCTCCGGCCGCCGAACTGA
- a CDS encoding MBL fold metallo-hydrolase, which translates to MATDDAVTRDANTVTVLGGPTALIRLAGWTLLTDPTFDAAGTEYQDGPVPVRKTADPALKPGELPALDAVLVSHTGHLDNLDTAGRAVASGASQVFTTVAGATDLGGAAVGLEPWQTRTLSKPGRTPLNITAVPARHGPLGTEELTGPVTGFLLHTDDGSTPSVYVSGDTVDLDAMSALASRYRIDVALLHLGAAGFEAFGDVRLSLTAVQAVEARRLLGDPLVVAVHAEGWAHYTEDRSHVQHTFDAAGAPLHWPTPGEPVTLPDPHTL; encoded by the coding sequence GTGGCAACCGACGACGCCGTGACCCGTGACGCGAACACCGTGACGGTGCTCGGCGGCCCCACCGCGCTGATCCGCCTGGCCGGCTGGACGCTGCTGACAGACCCGACCTTCGACGCCGCCGGCACCGAGTACCAGGACGGCCCGGTCCCGGTGCGCAAGACCGCCGACCCGGCACTGAAGCCCGGGGAACTGCCCGCTCTCGACGCGGTCCTGGTCAGCCACACCGGGCATCTGGACAACCTCGACACCGCCGGGCGTGCGGTGGCCTCCGGCGCCTCGCAGGTGTTCACCACCGTCGCCGGCGCCACCGATCTCGGGGGTGCGGCCGTCGGCCTGGAGCCCTGGCAGACCCGGACCCTGTCGAAGCCGGGACGCACGCCGCTGAACATCACCGCGGTCCCCGCCCGCCACGGCCCCCTCGGCACCGAGGAACTCACCGGCCCGGTCACCGGCTTCCTCCTGCACACCGACGACGGCTCCACACCGAGCGTGTACGTCTCCGGTGACACCGTCGACCTGGACGCGATGAGCGCCCTGGCCAGCCGGTACCGCATCGACGTGGCGCTGCTACACCTGGGCGCGGCCGGCTTCGAGGCATTCGGTGACGTACGGCTGTCGCTGACCGCGGTCCAGGCCGTCGAGGCCCGCCGCCTGCTCGGCGACCCCCTCGTGGTCGCCGTGCACGCCGAGGGCTGGGCCCACTACACCGAAGACCGCAGCCACGTCCAGCACACCTTCGACGCCGCCGGCGCCCCGCTGCACTGGCCCACCCCGGGTGAACCCGTCACCCTGCCCGACCCCCACACCCTCTGA
- a CDS encoding winged helix-turn-helix transcriptional regulator, giving the protein MQESTRGNVRNPACPGRQLFDLVTARWAALVLVDLMNGPQRWSELRRRAGGVSDKMLAQTLRDLETGGLITRTVHTGRPPSVQYALTDLARDATPALQHLQNWAEEHTHDYDHHRRTHTTHPTP; this is encoded by the coding sequence GTGCAGGAAAGCACGCGAGGCAACGTCCGTAATCCCGCCTGCCCCGGCAGGCAGCTGTTCGACCTGGTCACCGCCCGGTGGGCCGCCCTGGTCCTGGTCGACCTCATGAACGGCCCGCAACGCTGGTCCGAGCTGCGCCGTCGGGCCGGCGGCGTCAGCGACAAAATGCTCGCGCAGACCCTGCGCGACCTCGAAACCGGCGGACTGATCACCCGCACCGTTCACACCGGCCGCCCACCGTCGGTGCAGTACGCCCTGACCGACCTCGCCCGCGACGCCACCCCCGCACTGCAACACCTGCAGAACTGGGCCGAAGAACACACCCACGACTACGACCACCACCGACGCACCCACACCACCCACCCGACACCCTGA
- a CDS encoding tyrosine-type recombinase/integrase yields MGESETRSLAPGRDAVGLAEVFSLHTYRSSRSGQRDERSYFFDTLAEYQWARDAAGLMPASIDQLVKPVIELCEHYDVVPWQLTPAALDRYFAGPGKRARPTVLAKINKIDAYFAFLEQRYAGEIHRLFDAVVESPVDSFNRPRHRGDFGLRVPPSQRAMREFFTAWRAALPQSRKEAVACRDYVMAKIAYLSGVRAAELCGVALGDVHWESGRWGRFVVQGKGARGSGPRPREAFLFEEGRELLWWYVEEVRGLFRDDPERPAAPLFPSERLPGPVAALNMPVAPAIVPATFRRALKAASRLYLPGPVPELFPHLLRHACATHNYERGMTLWEVQRMLGHIWTTTTVNYLATAQADPEQAERWRQSAARAGQRLVADRGSLR; encoded by the coding sequence ATGGGGGAATCCGAAACCCGTTCCCTGGCTCCTGGGCGCGATGCGGTCGGTCTGGCGGAGGTCTTCTCTCTCCACACCTATCGGTCGAGCCGCTCGGGTCAGCGGGATGAGCGGTCGTACTTCTTCGACACGCTCGCGGAGTACCAATGGGCGCGGGACGCGGCAGGGCTGATGCCGGCGTCGATCGACCAGCTGGTCAAGCCGGTGATCGAGCTGTGTGAGCACTACGACGTCGTGCCGTGGCAGCTCACGCCGGCTGCGTTGGACCGATACTTCGCGGGCCCTGGCAAGCGGGCCCGACCGACGGTTCTTGCGAAGATCAACAAGATTGACGCGTACTTCGCGTTCCTGGAGCAGCGGTACGCCGGGGAGATCCACCGACTGTTCGACGCGGTCGTGGAGTCGCCGGTCGACTCGTTCAACCGGCCCCGTCATCGTGGCGATTTCGGGCTGCGGGTGCCGCCGTCGCAGCGGGCGATGCGGGAGTTCTTCACCGCGTGGCGGGCTGCTTTGCCGCAGTCGCGCAAGGAGGCTGTGGCGTGCCGGGACTACGTGATGGCGAAGATCGCCTATCTGTCCGGGGTCCGGGCGGCGGAGCTGTGCGGTGTGGCGCTGGGGGACGTGCACTGGGAGTCGGGCCGGTGGGGCCGGTTCGTGGTCCAGGGCAAGGGGGCGCGCGGGTCCGGTCCGCGGCCGCGGGAGGCGTTCCTGTTCGAGGAGGGCCGCGAGCTGTTGTGGTGGTACGTGGAGGAGGTGCGTGGCCTGTTCCGGGATGACCCGGAGCGTCCGGCGGCGCCGTTGTTTCCCTCCGAGCGGCTGCCGGGGCCGGTGGCGGCGCTGAACATGCCGGTCGCGCCGGCCATCGTCCCGGCTACGTTCCGGCGGGCGCTGAAGGCGGCGTCGCGCCTGTATCTGCCGGGGCCGGTGCCTGAGCTGTTTCCGCATCTGCTGCGCCACGCGTGCGCCACCCACAACTACGAGCGCGGGATGACGTTGTGGGAAGTGCAGCGGATGCTCGGTCATATCTGGACGACTACGACGGTCAATTATCTCGCGACGGCCCAGGCCGATCCGGAGCAGGCGGAACGCTGGCGGCAGTCGGCGGCGCGGGCCGGGCAGCGGCTGGTCGCGGACAGGGGGAGTTTGCGGTGA
- a CDS encoding DUF6415 family natural product biosynthesis protein: MTANTSLPLDVETMRASAYRLLATDAAVPSVEELHTLMLMLKGHLALIIPELGRAASARRGDDTLTRADARMAISETCRKVRIKPGPALSAHIAYARRLSRSLNALCDHYEKLCGAYPAAGQ, encoded by the coding sequence GTGACGGCGAACACCTCCCTGCCCCTCGACGTCGAGACGATGCGCGCCAGCGCGTACCGACTGCTTGCGACTGACGCCGCAGTGCCCTCGGTGGAGGAACTGCACACGCTGATGCTCATGCTGAAGGGGCACCTGGCGCTCATCATCCCCGAACTGGGGCGGGCTGCCTCAGCACGGCGCGGTGACGACACCCTCACCCGCGCGGACGCCCGGATGGCCATCTCCGAGACGTGCAGGAAGGTGCGTATCAAGCCAGGCCCCGCCCTGAGTGCGCACATCGCGTACGCGCGCCGTCTGTCCCGTTCTCTGAACGCGTTGTGCGATCACTACGAGAAACTGTGCGGCGCATATCCGGCGGCTGGCCAATGA
- a CDS encoding YybH family protein, which produces MKPEVVHERFAQYLKDRDLDGLGSLFDEDAMFVPGPGQEPVYGRESIKEALKPYLASPSTMEVVATSVHQNGDLAMVQPSWRITSESGIVEGKAVEVMRRTSEGDWVYIIDNPYGV; this is translated from the coding sequence ATGAAGCCGGAAGTCGTGCACGAGCGCTTCGCCCAGTACCTCAAGGACCGGGACCTCGACGGACTGGGTTCCCTGTTCGACGAAGACGCGATGTTCGTGCCGGGACCGGGACAGGAGCCGGTCTACGGCAGGGAAAGCATCAAGGAAGCGCTCAAGCCCTACCTCGCCTCGCCCAGCACCATGGAGGTCGTGGCCACGTCGGTCCATCAGAACGGCGACCTGGCGATGGTCCAGCCGTCCTGGCGGATCACGAGCGAGAGCGGCATCGTGGAGGGGAAGGCGGTCGAGGTGATGAGGAGGACGAGCGAGGGGGACTGGGTCTACATCATCGACAACCCCTACGGCGTCTGA